One stretch of Arachis duranensis cultivar V14167 chromosome 1, aradu.V14167.gnm2.J7QH, whole genome shotgun sequence DNA includes these proteins:
- the LOC127748362 gene encoding oligopeptide transporter 7-like codes for MANHHEIHAPLLHIEPPLIVPENSPAEEDYEDSPIEQVSLTVPVTDDPFVPVFTFRTWILGTLACVLLSFLNQFFWYRREPLSLTAISAQIAVVPAGHLLAATVTDRRFWKGTRFEFTMNPGKFSVKEHVLITIFANSGAASVYAIHFVSAVKVFYRKEVTVLMGFLVVITTHLLGFCWAGLLRRYLVEPAGMWWPQNLVQVSLFRALHEKEERPKGGLTRNQFFFMAFVCSFAYYVLPGYLFPMLTSLSWMCWMFPNSIVAQQIGSGLHGLGLGVVGFDWSSICAYLGSPLASPWFATANVAAGFAIFVYVLIPSAYWLNIYNARKFPILSDELFMSNGQKYNISDIIDPNFRLDLEAYERDGPLYLSISFAMAYGFAFACLSATLVHVLLFHGRDILQLSKSAFQEKKIDIHTKLMRKNYKQVPEWWFICILLFNITAIMFICRYYNDQLQLPWWGVVLACVVALSFTLPIGIIRATTNQAPALNVITEYIIGYIYPGYPIANILFKTYGNGSMKLGISFLQDFKLGHYMKIPPRSMFVAQILGTTISALVHLTTAWWLMSTIPDICDRELLPASSPWTCPTDHVFYDASVIWGLIGPHRIFGDLGHYSAINWFFLAGAIAPLLVWLAHKTFPNKHWIRLITMPVILAAVAEMPPGTPVNYTSWVLVGFLSGFVAYRYYRRWWSRHNYALSGGLDAGLAFMGVLLYLCLGMENVNLNWWGSEVDGCPLASCPTAQGVTAQGCPLY; via the exons ATGGCTAACCACCACGAAATCCACGCGCCACTCC TTCACATAGAACCACCATTGATTGTGCCGGAAAACTCGCCGGCGGAGGAGGACTACGAAGACTCTCCGATTGAGCAAGTTTCGCTGACAGTCCCGGTCACCGACGATCCCTTCGTACCGGTATTCACCTTCAGGACATGGATACTAGGAACCCTAGCATGCGTGCTTCTCTCGTTCCTGAACCAGTTCTTCTGGTACCGGAGGGAGCCGCTATCCCTGACGGCGATATCGGCGCAGATAGCGGTGGTTCCGGCGGGGCACCTGCTGGCGGCGACGGTGACGGATCGAAGGTTCTGGAAGGGAACGAGGTTTGAGTTCACGATGAATCCAGGGAAGTTCAGCGTGAAGGAGCACGTGCTTATCACGATTTTCGCGAACTCCGGCGCGGCGAGTGTTTATGCGATTCATTTTGTGAGTGCCGTTAAGGTGTTTTACCGGAAAGAGGTTACTGTATTGATGGGCTTTTTGGTGGTTATAACGACTCACTTGTTGGGCTTTTGTTGGGCCGGGCTTCTAAGGAGGTACTTGGTTGAGCCTGCTGGTATGTGGTGGCCACAAAATCTTGTCCAGGTCTCTCTTTTCAG GGCACTGCATGAGAAGGAGGAGAGGCCAAAAGGAGGGTTAACTCGGAATCAGTTCTTCTTCATGGCATTTGTTTGCAGTTTTGCTTATTATGTCTTACCAGGCTACCTATTCCCAATGTTAACTTCACTTTCTTGGATGTGTTGGATGTTTCCCAACTCCATTGTAGCACAACAAATAGGTTCAGGATTACATGGTCTTGGACTTGGTGTTGTTGGTTTTGACTGGTCTAGCATATGTGCTTATCTTGGTAGCCCTTTGGCTAGTCCTTGGTTTGCTACTGCTAATGTTGCTGCTGGTTTTGCCATTTTTGTCTATGTCCTCATTCCCTCTGCTTATTGGCTGAATATCTACAATGCAAGAAAATTTCCCATACTTTCAGATGAACTATTCATGTCCAATGGCCAGAAATACAACATATCAGATATTATAGACCCTAACTTTCGCCTCGACCTAGAGGCATACGAGCGCGATGGCCCTCTTTATCTTAGCATAAGCTTTGCAATGGCATATGGCTTTGCTTTTGCTTGCCTTTCTGCAACCCTTGTTCATGTACTCCTCTTCCATGGAAG GGACATATTACAACTAAGCAAGTCTGCGTTCCAAGAGAAGAAGATTGATATACACACTAAGCTGatgagaaaaaattataaacaagtTCCTGAATGGTGGTTTATTTGCATTCTATTGTTCAACATCACTGCAATTATGTTCATATGCAGATATTATAACGATCAACTCCAGCTTCCATGGTGGGGTGTGGTGTTAGCATGTGTTGTTGCTCTGTCATTCACTCTTCCAATTGGAATCATTAGAGCTACAACAAATCAG GCACCGGCTTTGAATGTTATCACAGAATACATAATTGGATACATCTATCCAGGATATCCCATTGCAAACATTTTGTTTAAGACATATGGGAATGGAAGTATGAAACTGGGGATTTCATTTTTGCAAGACTTCAAGCTTGGCCATTACATGAAGATCCCTCCTAGATCAATGTTCGTTGCACAG ATACTTGGCACTACTATATCCGCTTTGGTCCATTTAACAACAGCATGGTGGCTCATGAGCACTATTCCAGACATATGTGATAGAGAATTGCTTCCAGCAAGTAGTCCATGGACTTGCCCCACTGATCATGTATTCTATGATGCATCTGTCATATGGGGTTTGATAGGTCCTCACAGAATCTTTGGAGATCTTGGCCACTACTCAGCCATAAACTGGTTCTTTTTGGCTGGTGCTATTGCTCCTTTATTAGTATGGCTAGCACACAAAACCTTCCCAAACAAACATTGGATTAGACTTATAACCATGCCAGTTATCTTGGCTGCCGTAGCCGAAATGCCTCCGGGCACTCCGGTGAACTACACTAGTTGGGTTCTTGTTGGATTCCTCTCAGGGTTTGTGGCCTACCGATACTATCGCCGGTGGTGGAGCCGACACAATTATGCCTTGTCCGGAGGACTTGATGCCGGATTAGCATTCATGGGAGTGCTGCTTTACTTGTGTTTAGGGATGGAAAATGTTAACTTAAACTGGTGGGGGAGTGAAGTGGATGGTTGCCCTTTAGCTTCATGTCCAACTGCTCAAGGTGTCACAGCTCAAGGGTGTCCTCTATACTAA
- the LOC127744806 gene encoding uncharacterized protein LOC127744806, with translation MESEAQKGTVNPSAMLASLLSRRAKLHDELRSIERQVYDMETSYLQDPGQCGNVLKGFEGFLSSSKNTALLKRSRKFHPEDRLFSLSSVTSQAAEELAAGRDDGRSDFGPGRSKGGGIYAHGPGKPKRGRGGPRDAKRLRHSSDQDFDYEDDPDLIF, from the exons ATGGAATCCGAAG CACAAAAGGGTACTGTAAACCCATCTGCAATGCTGGCCTCGCTGCTTAGTAGGAGAGCCAAGCTCCACGATGAGCTTCGCAGCATTGAAAGACAG GTTTATGATATGGAGACAAGTTACTTACAGGATCCTGGGCAGTGTGGAAATGTATTGAAAGGATTTGAGGGATTCTTGTCTTCCTCAAAGAACACTGCACT CTTGAAGCGGTCTAGAAAGTTTCATCCTGAAGATAGGCTCTTTTCATTGTCCTCAGTTACCTCACAAGCG GCAGAAGAGCTTGCAGCTGGACGAGATG ATGGGAGATCTGATTTTGGTCCTGGTCGTTCAAAAGGCGGAGGAATTTATGCACATGGACC GGGTAAACCAAAGAGGGGAAGAGGCGGACCAAGAGATGCAAAGAGACTAAGGCATTCAAGTGATCAAGACTTTGATTATGAAGATGATCCAGATTTGATATTTTGA
- the LOC107476532 gene encoding oligopeptide transporter 7-like, with product MASSEYQEINEPLIQKQKLSYHGGSGSSWPEISPDTSPDGENSPIEQVALTVPITDDPSLPVFTFRTWILGTLACVLLSFLNQFFGYRKEPLSVTAISAQIAVVPVGHLMAATLTDRKFWKGTRFEFTMNPGKFNVKEHVLITIFASSGAASVYAIHMVSSTIVFYKKEVSVVVAMMVVLTTQVLGFGWAGLFRRYLVEPAAMWWPQNLVQVSLFRALHEKEERPKGGLTRNQFFLIAFICSFAYYVLPGYLFPMLTSLSWMCWIFPNSIVAQQIGSGLHGLGLGAIGFDWSSICAYLGSPLASPWFATANVAFGFATFVYGIVPIAYWMDLYNARRFPIFSDGLFMSNGQEYNISTIIDSNFHLDMEAYESEGPLYLSTLFAMSYGIGFACLSATLVHVLLFHGREILQLSKSAFQEKKIDIHTKLMRKYYKPVPEWWFICILVINIVATIFICEYYNDQLQLPWWGVVLACVVAISFTLPVGVIRATTNQAPALNVITEYIIGYIYPGYPIANMLFKVYGNVSMKQAIFFLQDFKLGHYMKIPPRAMFFAQVLGTIIAALVHLVTAWWLMNSVPNICNRELLPSGNPWTCPSDHVFYDASVIWGLIGPRRIFGDLGHYSAINWFFLFGAIAPFLVWLSHKAFPSKQWIRLITVPVILGSLNEMPPATTVNYSSWVLVGFASGFVAYRYHRGWWIKHNYVLSGALDAGLAFMGVLLYLCLGMEDISLNWWGVNSDGCSLASCPTAQGVQIKGCPLY from the exons ATGGCTAGTAGTGAATATCAGGAAATCAACGAGCCTCTTA TTCAGAAACAGAAGCTTAGTTACCATGGCGGCTCCGGTTCCTCATGGCCGGAAATATCACCGGATACTTCGCCGGACGGCGAGAATTCTCCAATCGAACAGGTGGCGCTGACGGTTCCAATCACAGACGATCCCTCCCTACCAGTCTTCACGTTCCGCACATGGATCCTCGGAACTCTAGCGTGCGTTCTCCTCTCGTTCCTGAACCAGTTCTTCGGTTACAGAAAAGAACCGCTATCGGTGACGGCGATTTCGGCGCAGATCGCGGTGGTTCCGGTGGGGCACTTAATGGCGGCAACGTTGACGGATCGGAAGTTCTGGAAGGGAACGAGATTCGAGTTCACGATGAATCCAGGGAAATTCAACGTGAAAGAGCACGTGCTGATCACAATCTTCGCGAGTTCTGGAGCTGCGAGCGTTTACGCGATTCATATGGTGAGCTCGACAATCGTGTTCTACAAGAAAGAGGTCTCGGTGGTGGTGGCGATGATGGTGGTTTTGACGACGCAGGTATTGGGCTTCGGTTGGGCCGGGCTTTTTAGAAGGTACCTGGTTGAGCCCGCTGCTATGTGGTGGCCGCAGAACCTTGTTCAGGTATCGCTCTTCAG GGCGCTgcatgagaaagaagagagaccGAAAGGCGGTTTAACCCGGAACCAGTTCTTCCTCATAGCATTCATTTGCAGTTTTGCTTATTATGTCTTACCAGGCTACTTATTCCCAATGTTAACTTCACTTTCATGGATGTGTTGGATTTTTCCCAACTCCATTGTAGCACAACAAATAGGTTCAGGGTTACATGGTCTTGGACTTGGTGCCATTGGTTTTGATTGGTCCAGCATATGTGCTTATCTTGGTAGCCCTCTGGCTAGTCCATGGTTTGCAACTGCCAATGTTGCTTTTGGTTTTGCCACCTTCGTTTATGGCATTGTGCCCATTGCTTATTGGATGGATCTTTACAATGCAAGAAGGTTTCCTATATTTTCTGATGGTTTGTTCATGTCTAATGGTCAAGAATATAACATCTCAACTATTATTGACTCCAATTTTCATCTTGATATGGAGGCTTATGAGAGTGAGGGTCCTCTTTATCTTAGCACCCTTTTTGCCATGTCATATGGAATTGGTTTTGCTTGCCTTAGTGCAACTCTTGTTCATGTGTTGCTCTTCCATGGGAG GGAAATATTGCAGCTAAGTAAGTCTGCCTTTCAAGAGAAGAAGATAGATATACATACTAAGCTCATGAGGAAATACTATAAACCAGTACCTGAGTGGTGGTTTATTTGCATTCTTGTCATCAACATTGTTGCCACTATATTTATATGTGAGTATTACAATGATCAACTCCAGCTGCCATGGTGGGGTGTGGTGTTAGCCTGTGTTGTTGCCATATCATTCACACTTCCAGTTGGAGTCATTAGAGCCACAACAAATCAG GCACCTGCTTTGAATGTGATAACAGAGTACATAATTGGATACATTTACCCGGGATATCCTATTGCTAACATGTTGTTTAAAGTGTATGGCaatgttagtatgaagcaagcaaTTTTCTTCCTCCAAGACTTTAAGCTTGGTCATTACATGAAGATTCCTCCTAGAGCTATGTTTTTTGCACAG GTACTTGGCACCATCATAGCAGCATTGGTGCACTTAGTAACAGCATGGTGGCTTATGAACTCTGTTCCAAACATTTGCAACAGAGAGCTTCTTCCATCAGGCAATCCATGGACATGCCCCAGTGATCACGTATTCTACGACGCATCCGTGATCTGGGGCTTAATAGGACCTCGGAGAATCTTTGGAGATCTTGGACACTACTCAGCCATAAACTGGTTCTTCTTGTTTGGTGCAATTGCTCCTTTCTTAGTTTGGTTATCACACAAGGCATTCCCAAGTAAACAATGGATTAGACTCATAACTGTGCCAGTGATTTTAGGATCACTAAATGAAATGCCACCTGCTACAACAGTGAATTATTCTAGTTGGGTTCTTGTTGGATTTGCATCTGGGTTTGTTGCATATAGGTATCACCGTGGATGGTGGATCAAACATAATTATGTGTTGTCTGGTGCACTTGATGCTGGGTTAGCATTCATGGGGGTTTTGTTGTATTTGTGTTTGGGAATGGAAGATATAAGCTTGAATTGGTGGGGTGTTAATTCTGATGGATGTTCATTAGCTTCATGCCCAACTGCTCAAGGTGTTCAAATTAAAGGGTGTCCTCTTTACTAA
- the LOC127745798 gene encoding putative disease resistance RPP13-like protein 1 translates to MAAAIVGEALLSAAVEALVGKITTEISEFYRSKKLDESLLKKLNVTLLSLHAFLNDAEEKQISNPAVKLWMDELTQALFDADDFIDDIATEALRRKVEARYHQSATDKVRKVLSSAFKWSYREINSKMQKLFEELEHFAERAHNLPLKKGVSGNVWRPTPTNSAMDDSTICGRDDEKQNLKDYLLSEDAVTDGGSKIGVLAIVGMGGLGKTTLAKLLYNDAQVREKFDVKAWASVSKDFDVFKLAKSLLESITSAATNLVNFDALRAELQKNLSGKRFLLVLDDIWNAGYVDWTNLMQIFCVGQLGSKIIVTTRHERVVSVVNATQTCPLKPLVIEDCWSLISKHAFATHKCTEQSNLKQTGRKIAKRCGGLPLAAVALGGVLRTNLSNDYWNKVLTSNLWNLTKEDVQPALLLSYHFLPASLKQCFAYCAIFPKNSELHKEKLVQLWMAQGFVCVPK, encoded by the exons ATGGCTGCTGCAATTGTGGGAGAAGCGTTGCTCTCAGCTGCTGTGGAAGCTTTAGTAGGCAAGATCACCACTGAGATATCGGAGTTCTATCGGAGCAAGAAACTTGATGAATCACTGCTGAAGAAGCTGAATGTGACGCTGCTAAGCCTTCATGCTTTTCTAAATGATGCTGAGGAGAAGCAGATCAGCAACCCCGCTGTTAAGCTATGGATGGATGAACTCACTCAAGCTCTCTTTGACGCCGATGACTTCATCGACGACATCGCCACCGAAGCTCTCCGTCGCAAAGTCGAAGCCCGCTATCATCAAAGTGCCACTGATAAG GTGCGGAAGGTCCTCTCCTCTGCTTTCAAGTGGTCTTACCGAGAGATTAATTCTAAGATGCAGAAATTGTTTGAAGAATTAGAGCATTTTGCAGAGAGAGCACACAACCTTCCATTGAAAAAAGGTGTTTCTGGCAATGTTTGGCGTCCCACACCTACAAATTCTGCTATGGATGATTCTACTATATGTGGCAGAGATGATGAAAAACAGAATCTGAAAGATTATTTACTGTCAGAAGACGCTGTTACTGATGGTGGCAGTAAAATAGGAGTGCTTGCCATTGTTGGCATGGGAGGACTTGGAAAAACAACCCTTGCTAAACTCCTATACAATGATGCTCAAGTTAGAGAAAAGTTTGATGTGAAAGCATGGGCATCTGTTTCCAAAGATTTTGATGTTTTCAAGCTGGCAAAATCTCTTCTTGAATCTATCACATCTGCAGCAACAAATTTGGTTAACTTCGATGCTTTGCGAGCAGAATTGCAAAAGAACTTGTCTGGTAAAAGATTCCTGCTTGTGTTGGATGATATATGGAATGCAGGTTATGTTGATTGGACCAATCTGATGCAAATTTTTTGTGTTGGCCAATTGGGAAGCAAAATCATTGTTACAACACGACATGAAAGAGTTGTGAGTGTTGTAAATGCTACACAGACCTGCCCTCTAAAACCACTGGTGATTGAAGATTGTTGGAGTTTAATTTCAAAACATGCATTTGCAACACATAAATGCACTGAGCAGTCCAACCTAAaacaaactggaagaaaaaTTGCCAAAAGGTGTGGTGGCTTGCCATTAGCTGCAGTTGCATTGGGTGGTGTTCTTCGCACAAACTTATCAAATGATTACTGGAATAAAGTGTTAACTAGCAACCTTTGGAATCTGACAAAAGAGGATGTGCAACCAGCTCTTCTATTGAGCTATCATTTCCTTCCAGCTTCTTTGAAACAATGCTTTGCTTATTGTGCAATTTTCCCAAAGAACTCAGAGCTGCACAAAGAGAAGTTAGTTCAGCTATGGATGGCACAGGGATTTGTTTGTGTCCCAAAATGA